The DNA window TGCAATGAATGGAATAAGAGCAACATTCTTGTTATATAACAAGAGGGGGTGTGAAATTCTTGTTTACAACTATGGCTTAGGAATTTATTAagtaaatttttgtattttggttTTGAGGGCCTATGTTTTTGGACTTATAGTAATAGTTTCAAAGCTACAACAAGTTAATAAACGTTATTCATTATCAAGAAAAGGATAGGTTAACAGCCGGCTTATTTAGTATTTCATTGGTTGTTTCTCTTCTTTGGCTTTGATGGAAAAATCTGTTCAGGCCTTTTGTTGCAAAATGAGTACTCCTAGTATATGTAGAGATTGTGTTTGTGAGTTTCTGACTTACATATTCCAAAAATGATGATGAGACCAAGTGTATAAGTTAAGAAGAGAGAAATCTAAATTAAATACCCCAAGACTAGTTCGCATACGTCTTCATTCTAAATTAAATACTTAATAAATACCTCCAACACTAGTTTGCATACGTCTTCTTTCTACTGTCTCATACACTTTTTTAGCCTCCCTTGAGCATCCACAACTGCCAATGTAGGGGCAGGGCCAATGCCTCGTCGCACTGCAGCTTCCTTCGCAAGTCGAAAATGCACCGCCATGTCGGCCAACCGCAACACACCGATTTATTCATATACATAAAACTAAAAacgaatttattttaattaccgttttattttcagtttttaaagtgttgatttattataaataattagtaTTAATGATGCctaaagtataaaaaaaatacgtCCAAAATGGAAACACCACTTTTAATGGAAGGGCGAAAATGACGATAAAAAATGGTACAACAATTTTCTGTTTATCATTATGAGGCCTCAAACCGTGTGCAGGTAATAACTAGAGCCATTGTAAGTCTGTTTAGAAGTAAAAATCTCTAACTGAGTTcaaaaaagtgaaaaagaaagagaagaaaagtAAGCAAGTCTCATGCGATATATAAATCCAGCTACAAAATTCTTTTTCCCCAGACAACCTCTGGGTTTGGATACATTTTTTCCCTCGATAAATAAGAGCTCGAAGACACACAATCGAGCAGGTTTTAGCTGACCGGCTGCTGGAGATTCCCGTGACCATTTGAAGGAGCCCCGTATGATGGGCTTGCTGCAGCATATCCATAGCCGTTGTACCCTTGCCTCTCGTAATAAGCCCCGTTCCACTGACCGTTAGCATCCATCCTCGACTGCAAATGGAAATGAAGAAAAGCTTCAGACTTGTTACATCTCATATTCAAGAATGCCGCAATAGCAATTGAGTGTAGCCAAGGATTTGTTCGAGCCAAATCTCCGTtctattatttgtttttatcagTGTACGGTTGTGTATTAGTAGAAATAGTTTCCGGATACTGATATGGTTCAACAAACTTACTGTACATTGTCATGACAAGCTTCCACTTTATGTCAAGGCTAAACAATGTAATCTGAAGAAGGTATATACCAGGACTAATCCAATCACACAGAAAGACTTGAAGATGAAAGACTTACCTGCTTGTTACCCGTACTTCGACCCCATGATAGACGAACAGTCTGCTTGCCAATAACCGTCCCGTTTAGTCTTTCAATAGCATTCTCTGCATTGCTCCTGTCAAAGAGAGTATCTAGTGTCATTCCATGGTTATGCAACTTCCGACATAGCAACACTTGCCCAACAATCACAACTATACTTCCATGCATATATCTGATATAGTATATGTTCTAACACAAATAATTTCACTTGCACATATACCAGTAAATAGCACTCACCGGTAcattaaatgaaaataagatGAGTATACAAACTATATACCGATTCCACAAATCAGTTAAAGGTATGCTGTGTGTTATGCATGTATTCCGGTAAAAGTGCAATTGGTCTGGTAATCACTATCTTTTGATAAAGGAAATTGGAAGGAAAAGCATGTCATTGAGTTTCACTACTCAAAACTGAAGCCTACCCACAACTGAATTACCAAAGAACAAATGTTTTATTTGATCGAGACATTTTATGGAATGTTTTGTCCATTCTTTTGGCAAGGGCAGAAATTCCATACAGTCTACTATCAAAAGAAACATCAGAGTTAACCTGTTTGCATATTGAACAAAACCGCATCCCTTTCCTGCTGGTATTTTCACAGAGACAACTTCTCCAAATGGAGTAAACGACTGTCTCAGTTCTTCATCAGTTACATCAGAGTCGAGTCCTCCGACAAATATCTATGGAAAGCATGGACAATATAGATTATTCGGTAACTTAGCATTATACAATTGACTTGTAAAAGAGGGTCCAGGACTTACTGTTGTGTTAGCTGAGTCATTCTCAGAATGACCTTGGGGGACAACACCATTTGcatatccaccaccaccaccaccagctaATATGACAGCTAAATCAAGAAAGTGAAATAAAGATGTTATGAAGTGGATAAAATTACAAACTCCAAAGGAAAACATGTGAAACATTTTTCACACAAAGAAAGATGCTTTATTAATACACATAAATCGAAGGACCAGTTGAACTAAATTAGGAATCTTTTATGCTACAGAAATCTATTCAGTGGATTACCAGAATGGCCAGTGGATCACAAAAGACAATCTAACACAAATGTGTAATTCACACCTTGGGAAGaatattgttgttgttgttgagaAGTCTTTTTAGGGGTTGCAACACCAATTCGCATAGGTCTGCTAGAACAATAAACACCATTCATCTCATTCATGGCTCGGGTCCTCTCGTTTTCATCTCCAAACCTGACAAACCCATAACCTTTTGAACGCCCACTATTTGCATCAACCACAACTTTAGCACCTTTTACAGATGGATATCTACCAGCAAAGATGTCAGTCAACATTGCATCAGTAACATCAGAGGCCAAATCTCCAACGAATATTGACAGatcagaaccaatatcaccaccaccaccaccaccaccagtgTTAGGGCGCCTATCACCAGCGCTAAAGGCTGCCCAGTTCAAGCGAAATGGTTGCTCTGTATTTGGCATGTTGGTTCCGTTGAAGCTCTGCAGAACTTTCTCTGCAGCTTCATGAGAACTGAACTCGATGAATCCATATCTCTCGGAGTGCCCTGTCTGCTTATTGCGGATTACCTTGGCTGAGACAACCTACAAAATATGATGCAGGAGAACAGAATTTTAGTGTTCAAGGGGTTCAAAACAATGACTATTACATATCTTCTATTAGagtctattttaattattgttcTTCATAACTGATAGACTAATGTTCTAAGACACATGTGAAAGCACCATCGATTAATCCAAGCCTTTCACTAGGACACTCTCATGGATACAGATATGTTTATAGTGCTGTAATCTTATGTGGTGTTATGACATGGTTGTAATGCTCTAAGTTACTCCATTTATTTCAATCAGAcatcatataaaaaaatatagcaATATCTGAGTTGTAGTCTCACGTTTATTAGTCTGTAGAATACAGACTACTTTGCTAAGATCTCGAATCCCCAAAGCCGGAATCTTGCGTTCTCAATTAACTTAAATTGGCCTTCAAtctagtaggagtattaaattttcttttaattactaAATACGTTAATTAAGAGTGGCTCGATTTTCATTAGAATCATGAACTGTTTGCACATTTAATTCCAACATCAATTATTTGAATACCTCCCTGGTCTTCTAATCCAGCTTTAAGCACCCTTAATGGTGAAAAATCACATAGAAACATTGTTTGTTTTTCTAAGTCGCCATCCTTAACACATACAGATAAAATTTACAGATGACTAAAAAATCCAACTAAAACACATAATTCTTTCAGCATAACAActctaataaaatgatagtagtaAGTAAAATCATATACCAACCTAGCAATTGTTAATCTCCGAAACCGAACAACAATTTGAAGAAATTAACATTCCATTACCTCTCCAGATTGAGAAAAGCAGGAGTGGATATAGGCTTCATCCATCCACTGCTGGAGATCTCCAATCCAGATCGTTTTGTTATCTTCAGCTCCGTTGTGAATCTGATTGTTCTGCTTCTGCCCCTGCGCCGCGGCCGGCTGGTGATACTGCTGCGGATGGTAGTACGGGGCGTAATGTTGATTATACATCATGTGCTGCTGCATCGCCATAGCAGGATACTGCATCGCCATCCACTGCTGCTGGTACTGCTGCATCGCCACCCACTGCTGGTGCTGCAACTGCTGCTGCGGGTTGctctggttctggttctggttctggttctgaTTCTGATTCAAATCCCCGCCGTTCATATCGACTCCACAAGCAAAATCAATCACCTCTCAGCTCGAGTTCAAATCCTCTCAATAGATTAGGTTACCTGGTCGAAGCTACCAGGTATTAGAGAGAGAAGTCGGCTGGCGAGAGAAGTGTGTGAGGGATCTAGGGTGGATTCAACGTGTGGCATTGAATTTGACGATACCGTGTCTGAGCCGTTGATGGGTGTGGTGATGAATCATGGCCGTCGATTGGGCTGCGGTGATGAATGGGGGACCCGCTTTGATCCAACGGCTAAGATTTGGTGTGGAAATAACAGCAAAGATCAACTGGATCTGAATTGACGGCTGGAAGATGCCGTTAATTACACTAGTGGAGTACTAATAATTTAGAGAAACTAAACCAATGTGGAGTACTAATATGCTATAGAATCTAATGGAAATAATTTTATTCGTCTCAATTATTCAACAATGATGTTTAATCTTAGCAAATTCAAGAAACTATTCAACAATGATAGCAAATTCAAGAAACTTATTAATCCGTATTTTCTAATGAAGCCAACATAAAATATTGAAACTTTTATGCAAATAGTTTCTTCTTCCTCAAATTTGAACATTGAAAACAAGTTGAATC is part of the Salvia splendens isolate huo1 chromosome 6, SspV2, whole genome shotgun sequence genome and encodes:
- the LOC121809704 gene encoding polyadenylate-binding protein RBP47-like; this encodes MNGGDLNQNQNQNQNQNQSNPQQQLQHQQWVAMQQYQQQWMAMQYPAMAMQQHMMYNQHYAPYYHPQQYHQPAAAQGQKQNNQIHNGAEDNKTIWIGDLQQWMDEAYIHSCFSQSGEVVSAKVIRNKQTGHSERYGFIEFSSHEAAEKVLQSFNGTNMPNTEQPFRLNWAAFSAGDRRPNTGGGGGGGDIGSDLSIFVGDLASDVTDAMLTDIFAGRYPSVKGAKVVVDANSGRSKGYGFVRFGDENERTRAMNEMNGVYCSSRPMRIGVATPKKTSQQQQQYSSQAVILAGGGGGGYANGVVPQGHSENDSANTTIFVGGLDSDVTDEELRQSFTPFGEVVSVKIPAGKGCGFVQYANRSNAENAIERLNGTVIGKQTVRLSWGRSTGNKQSRMDANGQWNGAYYERQGYNGYGYAAASPSYGAPSNGHGNLQQPVS